From the Bacteroidales bacterium genome, one window contains:
- a CDS encoding glycoside hydrolase family 125 protein: MVSRRKFITNTSAGIAGLAVSNHIFGSVFQPFGEFTSNRPMVGKRNFESKAVDAMIAEVKAAISDPELAWLFENCFPNTLDTTVIPANIRGKADTFVITGDIRAMWLRDSTAQVWPYLPLLNKEPELKRLISGVVNRQVLCIKLDPYANAFMYGEEISQWKTDLTDMKPGLHERKWEIDSLCYPIRLAHGYWKETGDTSIFDDEWQAAMELVYATFIQQQRKENRGPYTFKRETAWQSDTVAGNGYGNPINPVGLICSTFRPSDDATIFPFLVPSNFFAVQSLRQLADIQQEVRGNAAFALKLRALANEVENALMKYAVASHLDYGKIIAYEVDGFGNKLFMDDANVPSLLSLPYLGCMEPGSELYSNTRRFLLSKDNPWYFSGKAAKGIGSPHTLIDKIWPIALTMQALTSTQPDEIKECIVTLKNTHAGKGFMHESFNKDNPSDYTRNWFAWANTLFGELIIKVYKEHPQILKNI; encoded by the coding sequence ATGGTTTCAAGAAGAAAGTTTATTACAAACACCTCCGCCGGGATTGCTGGCTTAGCTGTATCAAATCATATCTTCGGTTCTGTTTTTCAACCCTTTGGTGAATTTACCAGTAACCGTCCGATGGTTGGAAAAAGAAATTTTGAAAGTAAGGCAGTAGATGCCATGATTGCCGAAGTAAAGGCAGCCATCAGCGATCCTGAACTGGCCTGGCTGTTTGAGAATTGCTTTCCCAACACCCTCGACACCACAGTGATTCCGGCCAACATACGCGGAAAGGCAGATACATTTGTCATTACAGGTGATATCCGGGCTATGTGGCTCAGGGATTCCACTGCACAGGTATGGCCTTACCTGCCCCTGCTTAACAAGGAACCTGAATTGAAAAGGCTTATTTCAGGGGTAGTAAACAGGCAGGTGCTATGCATAAAACTGGATCCTTACGCCAATGCCTTCATGTATGGTGAAGAGATCAGCCAGTGGAAGACCGACCTGACTGATATGAAACCAGGATTGCATGAGCGGAAGTGGGAAATCGACTCTCTCTGCTATCCGATCCGACTTGCACATGGTTACTGGAAAGAAACTGGTGACACTTCTATTTTCGATGATGAATGGCAGGCAGCCATGGAACTGGTGTATGCCACTTTTATTCAGCAACAACGCAAAGAAAACCGCGGCCCATATACCTTTAAGAGGGAAACAGCATGGCAGTCCGACACCGTTGCAGGGAACGGATATGGCAATCCAATCAACCCGGTAGGACTGATCTGTTCAACTTTCCGCCCCTCCGACGATGCCACAATTTTCCCTTTCCTGGTACCATCGAATTTCTTTGCCGTCCAATCATTGCGACAACTAGCCGATATTCAGCAGGAAGTAAGAGGCAATGCCGCTTTTGCCCTGAAATTAAGAGCCCTTGCCAATGAGGTTGAAAATGCATTGATGAAATATGCTGTTGCCAGTCACCTTGATTATGGCAAAATCATTGCTTATGAGGTGGATGGATTTGGAAACAAATTATTCATGGATGATGCCAATGTCCCGAGCCTGCTGTCGTTGCCCTACCTGGGCTGCATGGAACCCGGTAGCGAATTATATTCAAATACAAGAAGGTTCCTGCTCAGTAAGGATAATCCATGGTATTTTAGCGGCAAAGCAGCCAAAGGAATTGGCAGTCCGCATACGCTTATCGATAAAATTTGGCCTATCGCCCTAACCATGCAAGCCCTTACCAGCACGCAACCCGATGAAATCAAGGAATGTATTGTAACATTGAAAAACACGCATGCCGGAAAAGGATTTATGCATGAATCTTTCAACAAGGACAACCCATCCGACTATACCAGGAATTGGTTTGCGTGGGCTAACACCCTTTTTGGAGAGCTGATTATCAAGGTTTACAAAGAACATCCGCAGATACTTAAGAATATCTAG